In one Vanessa tameamea isolate UH-Manoa-2023 chromosome 12, ilVanTame1 primary haplotype, whole genome shotgun sequence genomic region, the following are encoded:
- the LOC113392932 gene encoding uncharacterized protein LOC113392932: MKTSIYLFMLIFGSALGDLAGECDLAGYYMELGCTALPKANNTTICPEAFLCPDLHPNPNMCFYRGTPYADRSMIPQNLINNPCSQACSCSVTAGPQFDCAAVDCVETFDSDMQQECINTYELDSCCSTGTVCGKDAIASLKTCEVDGQTYKEGQPFEPANTRKSCICTAQWNGSYDDPSSCRDINCGLEIHYQDKIFENCAPVFIGNMKSCPIAFQCPTDTSKVIRGLNLKSVNAQCSFGNMTLSVGDEVTVDEKCTKCSCDKPPFVSCVRKNSCDE; the protein is encoded by the exons TCTTTGGTTCGGCGCTGGGTGATTTAGCTGGCGAATGTGACTTGGCTGGTTATTACATGGAGCTAGGCTGCACCGCGCTACCTAAAGCAAATAACACAACGATTTGTCCGGAAGCGTTTTTGTGCCCCGATCTCCACCCAAATCCTAACATGTGTTTTTATAG AGGAACACCGTACGCTGACAGGTCAATGATCCCTCAAAACCTGATCAACAATCCGTGTTCCCAAGCGTGCAGTTGCAGCGTTACCGCAGGGCCGCAATTCGACTGCGCTGCTGTAGACTGTGTCGAGACCTTCGACTCTGATATGCAGCAAGAATGCATCAATACTTACGAACTGGACTCTTGTTGCAGTACGGGTACTGTTTGcg GTAAAGATGCAATCGCTAGTTTGAAAACTTGCGAAGTTGACGGACAAACGTATAAAGAAGGACAGCCGTTCGAGCCAGCCAACACTCGCAAGTCTTGTATCTGCACGGCCCAGTGGAACGGCTCTTACGACGATCCATCCAGTTGCAGGGATATCAACTGCGGTTTGGAAATACATTACCAagataaaatttttgaaaactgCGCCCCTGTCTTCATTGGTAACATGAAGAGTTGCCCCATTGCCTTCCAATGTC CAACCGACACATCGAAAGTCATTCGCGGTCTTAATCTCAAAAGTGTCAACGCACAGTGTTCCTTCGGGAACATGACTCTCAGTGTAGGCGACGAAGTAACAGTCGACGAGAAATGTACCAAGTGTTCCTGTGACAAGCCGCCTTTCGTTTCTTGTGTGAGGAAGAATTCGTGTGACGAATAA
- the LOC113393066 gene encoding fibril-forming collagen alpha chain-like — MWQAKLACLALLVLPAVAKDLADNKEEELPQAQESDLINYDDYNPFGEDENAIIAERDFRGSTTATPGYRRPLPQVNRAPVSRCFDMGRSFTDGETWKRDNCTLCQCYGNRVNCSVLPSCLSTPTTSRPLPPPPPAVAAQPTVPVRGFSGEPGVDGPPGPPGVPGVNGVPGSPGIPGPVGPMPDVNAYLAQLAAAAGGDKGPAFDPYHYMQASVGSPGIRGIPGPQGPPGPQGFQGPRGEPGEPGLAGQPGPPGERGPQGLPGKDGTPGEDGEPGPVGVAGQPGPRGIPGVPGLQGLKGHRGFDGKDGAKGEQGLTGEKGPTGLPGQMGPAGLIGPVGPRGERGREGPPGTPGMRGVDGAPGPPGLMGNVGKTGSPGFPGSPGLKGEQGLNGPKGSQGMQGPRGEPGRPGQSGEVGPTGLAGRDGIPGEKGIQGQAGAAGPQGFPGPRGTPGVAGDPGIPGAKGMPGQPGERGTKGDSGIRGETGSPGPRGLPGSIGPEGKRGKRGLRGPAGNVGPQGERGLQGLRGLPGIDGPSGMKGQAGDRGSVGLPGPKGSTGDAGRPGPQGLTGARGIMGRPGITGKSGPPGERGIPGADGRPGEQGLQGLQGPPGLIGSPGERGLQGEPGKDGEIGQPGSIGPKGDAGRDGSPGVQGPQGPVGTTGERGPTGPPGPTGFPGMPGSAGLPGSAGKDGEPGVSGPAGPPGPIGPRGERGFSGERGIPGQPGTSGEKGETGAQGLDGLPGPEGPRGSKGHPGPIGAMGMPGPRGLTGFAGEKGDRGSAGPQGPEGPQGRQGEQGPQGPVGPIGPPGEPAERGEPGTPGVPGEPGAPGSTGDRGQPGIQGNPGLSGPPGLTGMPGLKGDRGYAGAKGQQGATGNPGLSGEPGQRGFPGQVGAKGTRGDQGAKGDIGHAGLQGRPGELGPPGPQGSLGATGSPGIPGAKGSTGDTGRSGPPGLQGITGPQGPEGPKGERGSEGEVGPQGPPGSPGSPGERGPSGLQGMVGAPGHQGLRGIQGESGMPGKPGADGAPGPIGATGLQGPSGPMGEPGPEGRPGKLGQPGIPGRPGDKGPIGQPGQSGPPGPPGLQGSPGSSGPPGPTGERGPRGESGPPGVDGPQGPAGKQGLPGVDGLKGERGEAGVDGAKGHAGIPGLPGMVGAPGRAGDRGLPGSIGPPGKDGESGPRGPPGRDGNPGPLGPSGPPGGRGSPGEPGRHGTPGPAGPPGPPGPPGEGLAYDAAAIAAMLQQGSIKGPDPLGDDPNSMPPRFFKDDMSPEERKKIVMKAYERLKVSLDKFLKPDGSKEAPAKTCGDIKYHHPEFTSGQYWIDPNGGDYNDAILVHCDMATSASCVFPKPMMSEDLTHTGRNEAWLSEIDNGFTISYKADNSQLTYLQLLSMRAVQNVTLHCRNTVGYYDPATRNYKHGLKLLAFNDAEILPKANNRLRYKALLDECQHKKQEWAKTILQYETDKPGRLPLLDVAVRDVGRHDQMFRIEMGLACFS; from the exons cTATAATTGCTGAACGGGACTTCAGAGGGTCAACAACtg CTACCCCTGGTTACCGACGACCATTGCCACAAGTAAATAGAG CACCAGTAAGCCGATGCTTCGATATGGGACGGTCATTTACAGACGGTGAAACTTGGAAGAGAGACAATTGCACTCTTTGCCAGTGTTATGGCAACCGCGTTAATTGTTCAGTTCTACCATCCTGTCTCTCAA CACCAACTACAAGTCGTCCTCTTCCACCACCACCGCCAGCCGTTGCCGCTCAACCAACGGTTCCAGTTAGAGGTTTTTCAGGTGAACCGGGTGTTGATGGCCCGCCCGGCCCGCCAGGTGTACCCGGAGTGAATGGTGTACCTGGTAGCCCTGGAATACCAGGACCTGTTGGACCGATGCctgat gtGAATGCATACCTAGCCCAGTTAGCAGCTGCTGCTGGCGGGGATAAGGGCCCCGCGTTCGACCCGTACCATTACATGCAGGCTTCTGTAGGTTCTCCGGGAATTAGAGGAATACCAG gtCCACAAGGCCCACCTGGACCTCAAGGTTTTCAAGGCCCAAGAGGGGAACCTGGTGAACCTGGGCTTGCGGGACAACCGGGGCCACCTGGAGAAAGAGGACCGCAGGGTTTACCAGGAAAAGAT GGCACTCCTGGTGAAGATGGGGAACCTGGTCCAGTAGGAGTGGCCGGACAGCCGGGTCCACGTGGTATTCCGGGAGTACCAGGACTTCAAGGATTAAAGGGTCATCGTGGTTTCGATGGAAAAGATGGCGCAAAGGGTGAACAAGGGCTAACCGGAGAAAAGGGCCCAACTGGTTTACCTGGACAAATGGGGCCAGCGGGACTTATC GGTCCCGTAGGGCCGAGGGGTGAAAGAGGTCGAGAGGGGCCTCCTGGTACTCCAGGCATGCGCGGTGTTGATGGAGCGCCTGGACCACCAGGTCTTATG ggtAATGTTGGAAAAACTGGTTCTCCTGGGTTTCCTGGATCACCTGGATTGAAAGGCGAACAAGGACTTAATGGACCTAAAGGCAGTCAAGGTATGCAAGGCCCACGTGGTGAACCCGGTCGCCCTGGTCAGTCCGGAGAAGTAGGTCCAACAGGACTAGCGGGACGAGACGGAATACCCGGTGAGAAAGGAATTCAAGGTCAAGCTGGTGCAGCAGGACCTCAAGGTTTTCCAGGACCAAGAGGTACTCCTGGTGTCGCTGGCGATCCTGGAATACCAGGTGCTAAAGGCATGccg ggGCAACCAGGGGAAAGGGGAACAAAAGGTGACTCAGGTATAAGAGGAGAAACTGGATCTCCGGGACCAAGGGGCTTACCGGGAAGTATTGGACCAGAAGGAAAAAGAGGAAAACGGGGTTTACGTGGACCAGCCGGAAATGTAGGTCCTCAAGGTGAAAGAGGCTTACAAGGGCTAAGAGGACTACCTGGTATCGACGGTCCTTCGGGTATGAAAGGTCAAGCAGGTGATAGAGGAAGCGTTGGTCTTCCGGGACCTAAAGGTAGTACTGGTGATGCTGGAAGACCAGGTCCTCAGGGACTCACTGGAGCAAGAGGCATAATGGGTAGACCAGGAATAACTGGAAAGTCGGGACCTCCTGGAGAAAGAGGTATACCTGGTGCGGATGGAAGGCCTGGCGAGCAAGGATTACAGGGCTTGCAAGGACCACCTGGCTTAATAGGCAGCCCGGGAGAAAGAGGATTGCAG ggaGAGCCAGGTAAAGATGGTGAAATCGGACAGCCCGGGTCTATAGGACCTAAAGGAGATGCAGGGCGAGATGGTAGCCCTGGCGTTCAAGGTCCGCAAGGCCCTGTGGGTACTACAGGTGAACGAGGTCCTACAGGACCACCTGGACCCACGGGTTTTCCT GGTATGCCTGGATCTGCTGGTTTACCAGGATCTGCTGGAAAAGATGGCGAGCCAGGAGTGTCTGGTCCTGCTGGACCTCCCGGACCTATTGGACCACGTGGTGAAAGAGGCTTTTCAGGCGAAAGAGGTATCCCAGGTCAACCTGGTACGTCTGGTGAAAAAGGCGAAACTGGAGCTCAAGGGCTAGATGGACTACCG gGCCCTGAAGGACCAAGAGGGAGTAAAGGTCATCCAGGCCCGATTGGTGCGATGGGAATGCCTGGACCACGTGGTTTAACTGGTTTCGCTGGTGAGAAGGGAGATAGAGGATCAGCTGGTCCACAAGGCCCTGAGGGACCGCAAG GTCGCCAGGGTGAACAAGGACCGCAGGGCCCCGTAGGACCAATCGGACCACCGGGAGAACCAGCCGAGAGAGGAGAGCCCGGAACTCCAGGCGTACCAGGAGAACCAGGTGCACCCGGTTCAACGGGAGATCGTGGTCAGCCCGGAATACAAGGAAATCCTGGTTTATCTGGACCACCGGGTCTAACCGGCATGCCAGGATTAAAGGGTGATCGGGGCTATGCAGGTGCTAAAGGTCAGCAAGGAGCTACCGGAAATCCAG GATTATCTGGAGAACCTGGACAAAGAGGGTTCCCTGGCCAAGTAGGAGCCAAAGGAACACGAGGCGACCAGGGTGCTAAGGGAGATATAGGACATGCTGGATTGCAAGGAAGACCAGGAGAACTAGGTCCACCA GGTCCACAAGGTAGCCTAGGAGCAACGGGTTCACCCGGTATTCCAGGTGCTAAAGGGTCAACTGGTGATACTGGACGATCGGGTCCTCCGGGACTTCAAGGCATAACTGGACCACAGGGACCTGAGGGACCAAAGGGTGAAAGAGGTAGTGAAGGAGAGGTTGGGCCGCAGGGACCGCCTGGCTCTCCGGGTTCACCTGGAGAACGGGGTCCAAGTGGCTTACAAGGAATGGTTGGAGCTCCTGGACATCAGGGACTAAGGGGCATacag GGTGAAAGTGGTATGCCAGGGAAACCTGGTGCTGATGGAGCACCGGGTCCTATTGGAGCAACTGGACTTCAAGGACCTTCAGGACCTATGGGAGAGCCAGGACCAGAAGGCCGCCCAGGAAAACTTGGTCAGCCTGGTATACCAGGACGACCAGGAGACAAGGGACCGATTGGACAACCAGGACAATCAGGACCACCTGGTCCACCGGGATTACAG GGCTCACCTGGTTCTTCTGGTCCACCTGGACCAACTGGAGAAAGAGGACCCAGAGGCGAATCTGGACCTCCTGGTGTCGATGGCCCTCAGGGTCCTGCTGGGAAACAAGGGCTACCTGGCGTAGATGGTCTAAAGGGTGAACGTGGCGAAGCAGGAGTTGATGGAGCTAAGGGTCATGCAGGTATACCTGGCCTACCAGGTATGGTAGGTGCTCCTGGACGAGCTGGTGACAGGGGTCTTCCAGGATCAATTGGACCACCCGGAAAAGATGGAGAATCGGGACCAAGAG gtcCACCTGGTCGTGACGGAAATCCTGGACCACTTGGTCCAAGTGGTCCACCTGGTGGTCGTGGATCTCCAGGGGAACCTGGACGTCATGGCACCCCAGGACCAGCTGGTCCACCTGGCCCGCCTGGCCCACCGGGAGAAGGTTTAGCTTACGATGCCGCTGCTATCGCTGCTATGTTACAACAAG GATCAATCAAAGGACCAGACCCATTAGGTGACGATCCCAACAGTATGCCACCACGTTTCTTCAAAGATGACATGAGCCcagaagaaagaaagaaaattgtCATGAAAGCATACGAAAGACTAAAAGTATCTCtcgataaatttttaaaacccGACGGTTCGAAGGAAGCACCAGCAAAAACATGCGGTGATATTAAATATCACCACCCTGAATTCACGAGTG GTCAGTATTGGATTGATCCCAACGGTGGAGACTACAACGATGCTATATTGGTACATTGTGATATGGCAACTAGTGCAAGCTGCGTGTTCCCTAAACCAATGATGTCAGAAGATCTCACGCATACTGGCAGAAATGAAGCATGGCTTAGCGAAATCGATAACGGATTTACG ATTTCTTACAAAGCCGATAACAGTCAGCTGACATACCTCCAGCTTTTATCTATGAGAGCAGTTCAGAATGTGACACTACACTGCCGCAATACGGTCGGATATTATGATCCAGCGACCAGAAATTATAAACACGGGTTGAAATTACTTGCGTTTAACGATGCGGAGATTCTACCAAAAGCTAACAACAGGCTGAGATATAAGGCTTTATTGGATGAATGTCAG CATAAAAAACAAGAATGGGCGAAAACGATATTGCAATACGAAACGGATAAGCCCGGGCGTCTGCCGCTCCTGGACGTCGCCGTGCGTGACGTCGGCAGACACGACCAAATGTTCAGGATCGAAATGGGCCTTGCCTGTTTTAGTTAA